A segment of the Triticum urartu cultivar G1812 chromosome 1, Tu2.1, whole genome shotgun sequence genome:
CAGCTAATCTAACCTCGACAGAAGAATCATTCAGTCCATCAGTTTCTTTAAGCAGCTGCAGTTTCCTTGTCGCCATCGCTAGCTTGCACCGTCGCAGTTCCTCCATCACCGTCCCAAGGTTATCTGCCCCCTCTTTCCTGGCGAGCAGGACTATCCTGATTGCGATCAACTTCCTGCACACAAGTCGCTTGACTGTTCTCACTTTCAGAAGGTTGTGTGATTTGCACCGCTGCAGTTTCTTCCTCGTCATCAGAAATTTCCATCACTGCAGTTCCTTCATACCCGTCAGAAGTTTCTCTGCGCACTCTTTCCTGGGGAGCAGGACTATCCTGAGATCGATCAAGTTCCCGTATAGAAGTTGCTTGACTGCTCTCAGCTTCAGAAACTTGCGTCGCTGTAGCGATTTCGTCTTCATCAGATGGTCCTCTAGGCTTTCTTTTCTTGCAAGCAGGACTGTCCTCATCGCTATCCTCGTCAGCGGGAACTTCACTGCCATTTTCAATGTGGGCTTCCCGAACATCAAGTTCTCTGGGTTCATTGTCACTGGTTGATTGTGGACCCTTGAAAAGTGAGGTATCTGGAGAACTGCCGTTGGTGGCGGAAAGCAACGCATCTAACTGTGTTCTCACAGAAACTGCCACCGCGATTGCATGGTCGCATATCACAGAGTCACTGGGTGGGCAATGAACAACATTTGCCAGTGCCTGGTAGTAGCGAAGCAGCGCCAAAGATGGCGGTGCCAATCCCCTGTCACGGCAAACCTTTGCCGACTTCATTGCATGTTTGCAAAGGTTTCCCTTCCTTGACCAGCTGCAGTCACACAATGCAAGCTCAGAACCTGGGTTCAGTATGGCATGGGACTTCTCCTTGTGTTTCTGGCAGACCACTCTAGCACAGTTGCCTTCAATTACAATATCAGAATCCGGAATTTGCAATCCCTGCTGCCATGGGTTTGGACCAGTTTTCCACTCACTCCTCCAGTAACGAGAGAAGCTGTCCTTCCCAGAAAATTCATCCAGCCAGCAGTACGAGTGAACCTTCGTACCCAACTTATGAACCAACCAGTCTGCACGCTGGTAGATGCTTTCATCTGCCTCATTCAACAGCCGAAGTTTTAGCAGGTGATGGTATCTCTCAATTGCTGAAGCTACCTCAGCAGTAGCCAACGGGTTGGTCTTCAAGATGTCCGTCCATGCCCCTGGAAGATATTGAGATTAAATGGTTGGATAAGAGAACTTATCAAATACCCTGTAACAAGTAAAATCCAGATATTTTGGCTAGAAAAGCAAGGTACATGGACCAACCAAGTCTTGGAAGCCATAGAGCTTTGAAGTAGTCCACAAAGCCAGAGCAATCAATAAAATCTTCCAGGAAGGCCTGAAATAATTCTATATCACCATTTCCTCTACAGATGCTGGATATTGCCTCCCCGAGTCGTTTAGCCATCATTGAACGCCTCTCAAAATCTGAACACTTGCTCATCAAATTTTTATGCCAAGCGTGACGGACACGCCATAAGGAAATCAACACCGGGCACTGAAACACTTCCCTGTTCAGCAAGCAATATACTCAGGCACCACAAACCCAGGAAGCAGTACACTGGCAGAGAAGCATTAGTTACCTTATAGTGCGCATATCGGTCAAGGGATCATCAATAATGAAGCCACCCAACTGCCACATCGGGTCTTTTGTACGAACTCGATCATATAGAGCACCCATCCATCTATGTATCTCACCATGTGTAAAATTGGGAGTGATGATCCAAGCAACAGGAATTGCATTTTTCTGCTGGTCGAAAACAAGGATGCTATGTACAGGATACTGCAAAATGGCAAACAACGATACTACTAAGAAATCAAGCAAACTAAAGTACTATGAGAAAACAAAAAATGAACCAGATGACATTGACAGACCTTTAACTTGTTTGTTCCAAACTTTGAATCAGAAGCCAGTAAACTGCGGTTGCCATACTGAATCATCTGCTGTAGCTGCCAATCTGTCTGAATGCCCAAGACAAAGGTATCATTATCAGAAAAATCTTCATAGAAAAATACGCAGTCCTGGTTATTTTCAACCCATTTGTTCATACTAACAGCATCGTCATCATCAAGTTCATAAACAGAACGCCGCATTTTTCTTTCCAGCCTCCTAACATATCTGTGAGTAAGAAGATCATCACGATTTGATGGTCCTCCTTGCTTTTCAACCATTTTAGTATGTCTCTGCATTATGGTCTCGACAGGAATACCAACATAGAGCAAAGACATAACTTCAAGAAGTAATTCATCCGATATGTAAGGTGCAAACATTGCCTTCGTCCCTACAGCCATCTTGTCCATGGGACCATGACATGGTGTGCCTTTCTTATCTACATGCTTGTTGTGGTTATATATCACAAGAGCCAATGATGGTTCAGCGATCAAACGCttcacaataaaatggcaaacaCACCCCCTCTTTGTATTAGGGCGACCAGCGGGTGTTTTCCTCTTTCCGCAAGAGGATCTGCTAGGCCGGACAGCACCACCCTTTCTATAATCATCTGGACCAAAAGAACACCAATACCTGCATGGAATGGTGTCGCCGTATTCAAATATTCTGTTTAAATTCTAGCATCTCAACTAGGAAACAGCTAAAGCCAAAAGCATCAAGGACAAGGCACACAACCAGCCACTCACACAACATGTGATGCATAAACACTAGGCATGCTTCCATTTACTTACAGAATATACTCAAGTATCCCGTCGACTTTTGGTTTGCAGGTCATGGTTGGAGAACGCCTTCTCCGTGCCTCAACGTGGAATCTTGTCGGGCATGCTTTGTTGTTTGATTCTCCTCTGACAAAATCACCCACCCTAGAAAACGGAATGAGTGCAAGCCTGTCCATTGAGTCCTTCCAGCCCTCCACCATGGACCACGTGATATCTGCTGCTGAAAACTCCAATATGGTTGGGTTCTGAACTGGAAGGGTGAGAATTTCATCCCACCTGGTCATCTGCAAGCACAGAGTCATCGCCCTTAAAAGGATGAAAACAAAACCAAATAGCTAGAAGATGACAATGTCACATCTATTTCTTTTTATTGAGACATGGATGGAGAAGTTTTGGTCCATTCAGAGAGGACATCATAGACTTAAGATTAAACAAACCATGCATGTTACAGTCAGATGTGTCCTGTTGTGCACACGTTTTCAAGTGTAGTTTGTGATCTAATGGAACAAGACCGTAGTTGCATTCCAAAATCTAAATACAAGTGAGCCACAGCCTTCACGCACTGGAAAAACAGAAGTATGAAACCTCGGTCTAGTTTGTAACAACTTAGACATGACTAGTGACCAACCATGTAGATTGTCCCTTTTCCTCCATCTATGTCAATAATAAAATGTTTGTCAGACACGGCAATCAAGGGCTAATTTCCGAAAAGCTGAGAAAAGCAGAGATATGTGCGGAATTGCTATTCAACATGACTCTGTTCCCACATGACATTCTCGCAAACAGAGGCACGATGCAAATCACACAGCTGCCATGGAATCGGAACCGAATCGAATTGGGGCGTGACATCCTAAACGACACTAAGATCATAGCATGAATCAATCGGCCGTCGAGTAAACAAAATGTCTCTTCCTAGGGGCAAATTCATGAGGCAAGGCAGGATGACACGGGGATTGTCAAGATACAAGCTAAAGTCAAACAGATAACACCTCACTGGCGCTGCTCAGCACCTCTACCCTGAGCAACTAAACAGAATCTCCATGGAAGCCTCGCAAGAATCATCTCGCCGCCCCTAACTAAAGTCATGGCAACCGGAGGCGTTTCCGGCCTCAGACGTCGGATTGGAACCTAATTTACCTTGGCGCCTGGAGAGGTCTGCCGGAATGCAGAGCGCGGATTGCAGCCTGCCCTGCCTGCGGGGCGAACGGCGCGGAAGAGGCGCCGGCGACGGAAGGGCCGGGCGAGTGGCGGGCTGCCGCGGCACCTCCGCGGTGTGTTGGCCGGGCCGGCGAGGAGGCCGTCCGGCCGCCCgaggggctagggtttgggaaGGGGGCGCTGGGGTTTTGGGTTGGGGTAGTTTTCGGAGGCTGCGAATGCTGCGGGGAGCAGGGGAGGCCTCGTGCTCGCAGGCCGCTGGGGATTTCTCCTTTGTTTTTCTTCAAGGTTCGCGTTTTTTTTGTTGGAGTAGCTGGTAAACGTTGTTCTGCGGCCGCACTGATCAGGGCGAGTTCCTGGGTCACGGATCCTACAGTTTTTGAAGCCCTGCCGTGTCGACAAGCTTCGGCCTTTGGCCTGTATGTAGTTTTTGGACTGTTTGGAATGTAATCAGAGACGTCCAGGATAAAGTGCTACTTTTGTTCAGTTGTTCGGGAGATTGTCCAACGTATTAATGATTTTGATGCGTGCCAGTACACTCACCAAGGTAGAAGCCTACGCGAGCACCCAAGGAACACCATCAAAAATGAAATCCTCAAAGTCTAGAAATTCAACATGACCGTGACCGCGTCCGATGCCGCGTGAGCACGCGGCCGCCGCCGCTCGGATCAGCCGCTCCGACCACCTCCGCGAGCGCCGCGCCCAGATCCGGCCTCCTCCGAGGCCGCAGCTCCTGGATCCGGCTTCCTTCAACTCTTCCCTACTCTCCTGCACCCGGGGTGTGCATGACGAGGGCATGAGATCCCAGCCGCGTTCGGTGCCTTCCCCGGCGCCGGCGACCCTTGCCCGGCTGCTCGCCGCATCCTCGGCCACCTGCGAACTCCGGACGACCCTCCCTGCTCCGTCGCTCGTCTTCTTTGAGCTGgagccgccaccaccaccacctcctctgCTCCTGGCGGCGCCCTTCGTCCTGGATCTTGATTTGCAGCGGACTCCTCCACCGCACGCCTTCAAGGTCTCTGTGGCCCCTCCGGAGCTCCTGCTGGAAGGGGCGCTGCTGCCTGTGGCGAGCCCCTGCCCGGTCGTCACGGCCATTGCTGTCGGGGAGGAGCCCTCTCTGCCTTCAGCGCTTGCTCCGGCGCGGCCGGGCTCTCAGAGCTCCAAGGAGGTGCTCGCTCCGGACGCCGTTGTGCGGGCCTCGCGGCCGCCGCTG
Coding sequences within it:
- the LOC125547593 gene encoding uncharacterized protein LOC125547593; translation: MTRWDEILTLPVQNPTILEFSAADITWSMVEGWKDSMDRLALIPFSRVGDFVRGESNNKACPTRFHVEARRRRSPTMTCKPKVDGILEYILYWCSFGPDDYRKGGAVRPSRSSCGKRKTPAGRPNTKRGCVCHFIVKRLIAEPSLALVIYNHNKHVDKKGTPCHGPMDKMAVGTKAMFAPYISDELLLEVMSLLYVGIPVETIMQRHTKMVEKQGGPSNRDDLLTHRYVRRLERKMRRSVYELDDDDAVSMNKWVENNQDCVFFYEDFSDNDTFVLGIQTDWQLQQMIQYGNRSLLASDSKFGTNKLKYPVHSILVFDQQKNAIPVAWIITPNFTHGEIHRWMGALYDRVRTKDPMWQLGGFIIDDPLTDMRTIREVFQCPVLISLWRVRHAWHKNLMSKCSDFERRSMMAKRLGEAISSICRGNGDIELFQAFLEDFIDCSGFVDYFKALWLPRLGAWTDILKTNPLATAEVASAIERYHHLLKLRLLNEADESIYQRADWLVHKLGTKVHSYCWLDEFSGKDSFSRYWRSEWKTGPNPWQQGLQIPDSDIVIEGNCARVVCQKHKEKSHAILNPGSELALCDCSWSRKGNLCKHAMKSAKVCRDRGLAPPSLALLRYYQALANVVHCPPSDSVICDHAIAVAVSVRTQLDALLSATNGSSPDTSLFKGPQSTSDNEPRELDVREAHIENGSEVPADEDSDEDSPACKKRKPRGPSDEDEIATATQVSEAESSQATSIRELDRSQDSPAPQERVRRETSDGYEGTAVMEISDDEEETAAVQITQPSESENSQATCVQEVDRNQDSPARQERGGR